A single Kribbella aluminosa DNA region contains:
- a CDS encoding NUDIX hydrolase, giving the protein MDRFRVVPAAYVVVRRGDEVLLLLRANTGYMDGYWAVPAGHVEQGESAVAAAVRELKEEVGIEVDPAELVAVTAMHRTGGNGDPIDERVDFFFTTDTWTGEPTIMEPDKAAGLGWYSLDDLPDPLVPHEARVLGSLKAEALPAVIVQGFA; this is encoded by the coding sequence ATGGATCGGTTTCGGGTGGTGCCTGCGGCTTATGTGGTCGTGCGGCGGGGGGATGAGGTGTTGTTGTTGCTGCGGGCCAACACCGGGTACATGGATGGGTACTGGGCGGTTCCTGCGGGTCATGTCGAGCAAGGTGAGTCGGCGGTGGCGGCGGCGGTGCGGGAGTTGAAGGAGGAGGTCGGGATCGAGGTCGACCCGGCGGAGCTGGTGGCGGTGACGGCGATGCACCGGACCGGTGGGAACGGGGATCCGATCGACGAGCGGGTGGACTTCTTCTTCACGACCGACACGTGGACCGGCGAGCCGACCATCATGGAGCCGGACAAGGCGGCCGGGCTCGGGTGGTACTCGCTGGACGACCTCCCCGACCCGCTCGTGCCGCACGAGGCGCGGGTGCTCGGGTCGTTGAAGGCCGAAGCACTTCCCGCGGTGATCGTCCAGGGTTTCGCCTGA
- a CDS encoding GNAT family N-acetyltransferase, producing MVEGLTVRALSPDTWDAFAALAERHNGVWGGCWCTWFHTTRHEKTFDASSNREAKHRLVVDGRAHAALVFDGGRAVGWLEYGTPDELPNIYHRKEYEAGLERLPDYRLTCFFTDRNYRRQGVSTVALTGALSLIAQSGGGLIEAYPQDTAGKKITASFLYNGTRTLFTEAGFTYQRPKGKNHCVMTKTL from the coding sequence ATGGTCGAAGGGCTGACTGTCCGGGCGCTGTCGCCCGATACCTGGGACGCGTTCGCGGCGCTCGCGGAACGGCACAACGGGGTCTGGGGCGGCTGCTGGTGCACGTGGTTCCACACGACGCGCCACGAGAAGACGTTCGACGCGTCGAGCAACCGTGAGGCGAAGCACCGCCTGGTCGTCGACGGGCGGGCGCATGCGGCGTTGGTGTTCGACGGGGGGCGGGCCGTCGGGTGGCTCGAGTACGGGACGCCGGACGAGCTGCCGAACATCTACCACCGCAAGGAGTACGAAGCCGGCCTGGAACGTCTGCCCGACTACCGCCTCACCTGCTTCTTCACCGACCGCAACTACCGCCGCCAAGGCGTCTCCACCGTCGCCCTGACGGGAGCCCTCTCCCTGATCGCCCAATCCGGCGGCGGCCTGATCGAGGCCTACCCCCAAGACACAGCCGGCAAGAAGATCACCGCCTCCTTCCTCTACAACGGCACCCGCACCCTCTTCACCGAAGCCGGCTTCACCTACCAACGCCCCAAGGGCAAAAACCACTGCGTCATGACAAAAACGCTCTAA
- a CDS encoding antitoxin translates to MGIFDKFKGKAEELKDKAADLVDGHGDKVGEGLDKAGDFVDEKTGGKYGDQIDTGVEKAKDGLDNLDGQNDDIPDKPSA, encoded by the coding sequence ATGGGCATCTTCGACAAGTTCAAGGGCAAGGCCGAGGAGCTGAAGGACAAGGCCGCCGATCTGGTCGACGGCCACGGCGACAAGGTCGGCGAAGGCCTGGACAAGGCCGGTGACTTCGTCGACGAGAAGACCGGCGGCAAGTACGGCGACCAGATCGACACGGGCGTCGAGAAGGCCAAGGACGGCCTGGACAACCTGGACGGCCAGAACGACGACATCCCGGACAAGCCGTCCGCCTGA
- the miaA gene encoding tRNA (adenosine(37)-N6)-dimethylallyltransferase MiaA has translation MPAPLVVAVVGPTAAGKSDLAVALSERLGGEVVNADAMQVYRGMDVGTAKITDAERRGVPHHLLDILDVTETATVAEFQELARAAIDDCLNRQRVPVLAGGSALYVRAILDDFVFPGTDPDVRARLEAELEAHGSGALHQRLAEVDPTAAAQILPSNGRRIVRALEVVEITGGPYVATLPEHRYVYDGAIQLGLDVPRPVLDERIDRRVDRMFDAGFVAEVRGLLDKGLIEGKTANRALGYSQVIALLNGEIDEAQARERTAQATRRFARRQDSWFRKDQRITWLPYDAPDLLARALEVIAGGNREPAAGVVEVNTGIVDARG, from the coding sequence ATGCCTGCACCACTCGTCGTCGCGGTCGTCGGTCCCACCGCGGCCGGCAAGTCCGACCTCGCCGTTGCCCTGTCCGAGCGCCTGGGCGGCGAGGTCGTGAACGCCGACGCCATGCAGGTGTACCGCGGGATGGACGTCGGTACGGCGAAGATCACCGACGCCGAGCGCCGCGGCGTACCGCATCATCTGCTGGACATCCTGGACGTCACCGAGACCGCGACCGTCGCGGAGTTCCAGGAGCTCGCCCGGGCCGCGATCGACGACTGCCTGAACAGGCAACGGGTGCCGGTCCTGGCCGGCGGCTCCGCGCTGTACGTGCGGGCGATCCTCGACGACTTCGTGTTCCCTGGCACCGACCCCGACGTACGCGCCCGCCTGGAGGCCGAGCTGGAGGCGCACGGCTCCGGCGCCCTCCATCAACGGCTGGCCGAGGTGGACCCGACGGCGGCCGCGCAGATCCTGCCGAGCAACGGCCGCCGGATCGTCCGGGCGCTCGAGGTCGTCGAGATCACCGGCGGCCCGTACGTCGCGACGCTGCCCGAGCACCGCTACGTGTACGACGGCGCGATCCAGCTCGGGCTCGACGTACCGCGGCCGGTTCTCGACGAGCGGATCGACCGCCGGGTGGACCGGATGTTCGACGCCGGATTCGTGGCCGAGGTGCGAGGTCTGCTGGACAAGGGTTTGATTGAGGGCAAGACCGCCAACCGCGCACTCGGATACTCGCAGGTGATCGCGTTGCTGAACGGTGAGATCGACGAAGCCCAGGCCCGGGAACGGACCGCGCAGGCCACCCGCCGGTTCGCGCGCCGGCAGGACTCGTGGTTCCGTAAGGACCAACGCATCACCTGGCTGCCGTACGATGCGCCCGACCTGCTCGCGCGGGCACTCGAAGTGATAGCCGGAGGCAACCGCGAGCCCGCCGCCGGCGTAGTCGAGGTGAACACCGGGATCGTCGATGCGAGGGGGTGA
- a CDS encoding SigE family RNA polymerase sigma factor, whose amino-acid sequence MRGGDREAEFREYLIADRTRLMRTALLLTAGDVHTAEDLVQTACTRVYVHWHRIKHEGAGPYAHRILVNAFLDERRRAGRHPEVVTADTLEPRLSDVPDQADTLAVRDALLDLAPRQRAVLVLRYFQDLDVATCARILECTEGTVKSQTAKALKRLKELMTEETGSS is encoded by the coding sequence ATGCGAGGGGGTGACCGTGAGGCCGAGTTCCGCGAGTACCTGATCGCGGACCGCACTCGACTGATGCGTACGGCGTTGCTGCTCACCGCGGGAGATGTGCACACCGCCGAGGATCTGGTCCAGACCGCCTGCACGCGGGTCTATGTGCACTGGCACCGGATCAAGCACGAAGGCGCCGGCCCGTACGCCCACCGCATCCTGGTCAACGCCTTCCTCGACGAACGCCGCCGGGCCGGCCGCCACCCGGAGGTGGTGACCGCGGACACGCTCGAGCCGCGACTGAGCGACGTACCGGACCAGGCGGACACCCTGGCGGTCCGGGACGCGCTGCTGGACCTCGCGCCGCGGCAGCGGGCGGTCCTGGTGCTGCGGTACTTCCAGGACCTCGACGTCGCGACCTGCGCGCGCATCCTGGAGTGCACCGAAGGCACCGTGAAGAGCCAGACAGCGAAGGCGCTGAAACGCCTCAAGGAACTGATGACGGAAGAGACGGGGAGTAGCTGA
- the ggt gene encoding gamma-glutamyltransferase, whose amino-acid sequence MKKLIASLSAGTLVLTAFTATTSAQAQAPTRQPVSIGYGGAVSSVDPDATNIGLDVLRRGGNAVDAAVATAAALGVTEPYSAGIGGGGYFVYYNAKSHKVTTIDGRETAPATMPSDAFMNKSTNQPYPFAQLVTSGVSIGVPGTLATWNSALKQWGSLSLGKALKPAAELAERGFVVDPTFRLQTLENKDRFSQVVPTAKLFLPNGDAPQVGSLFKNPELAATYTLIGRQGPSVFYRGPLAGEMAAVAKNPPKTPGATLPFFPGYLRASDLAAYGAIDRAPTKVRYDGLEVYGMPPSSSGGSTVGEALNILQSQHLAQMSTTQALHTYLEASALAFADRGAYVGDPAYVDVPLKELLSKGFGAERSCLIDPQKAATKPVPAGSPDGKYSRCGKGSAVDQRPDTEGRSTTHLVTADKWGNVVSYTLTIEQTGGSGITVPGRGFLLNNELTDFSAVPDPKDPNIVEAGKRPRSSMSPTIVLRGDKPYIAIGSPGGSTIITTVLQTLTNRLDRGMTLPQAIAAPRASQRNTASVTAEQSFIDKYGAALAPYGHTFTPAGAPGSSAAEIGAVAALEFLPGGAILAAAEPTRRGGGAAGVVRER is encoded by the coding sequence GTGAAGAAGCTGATCGCCTCTCTGTCCGCAGGAACCCTCGTTCTCACCGCCTTCACCGCGACCACCAGCGCTCAGGCCCAGGCGCCGACCAGACAGCCGGTCTCGATCGGGTACGGCGGCGCCGTGTCGTCGGTCGATCCGGACGCGACGAACATCGGTCTCGACGTACTGCGTCGTGGTGGTAACGCCGTCGACGCGGCCGTCGCGACCGCCGCCGCGCTCGGCGTCACCGAACCGTACTCGGCCGGTATCGGCGGCGGCGGGTACTTCGTGTACTACAACGCCAAGAGCCACAAGGTGACCACGATCGACGGCCGCGAGACCGCGCCCGCGACGATGCCGTCCGACGCGTTCATGAACAAGTCGACGAACCAGCCGTACCCGTTCGCGCAACTGGTGACGTCCGGCGTCTCGATCGGCGTACCCGGGACCCTCGCCACCTGGAACAGCGCCCTGAAGCAGTGGGGATCGCTGTCGCTCGGCAAAGCGTTGAAGCCGGCCGCGGAGCTGGCCGAGCGTGGCTTCGTCGTCGACCCGACGTTCCGCCTGCAGACGCTGGAGAACAAGGACCGCTTCTCGCAGGTCGTGCCGACCGCCAAGCTGTTCCTTCCGAACGGCGACGCGCCGCAGGTCGGCTCGCTGTTCAAGAACCCCGAGCTCGCCGCGACGTACACGCTGATCGGCCGGCAAGGACCGTCGGTGTTCTACCGCGGCCCGCTCGCGGGTGAGATGGCAGCCGTCGCGAAGAACCCGCCGAAGACGCCCGGCGCCACGCTGCCGTTCTTCCCCGGGTACCTGCGGGCGAGCGACCTCGCGGCGTACGGCGCGATCGACCGTGCACCGACGAAGGTCCGGTACGACGGTCTGGAGGTCTACGGGATGCCCCCGTCGTCATCCGGCGGCAGCACGGTCGGCGAGGCGCTGAACATCCTGCAGTCGCAGCACCTGGCGCAGATGTCCACCACGCAGGCGCTGCACACGTACCTCGAGGCGTCGGCGCTCGCCTTCGCCGACCGGGGTGCGTACGTCGGCGACCCGGCGTACGTCGACGTACCGCTGAAGGAGCTGTTGTCGAAGGGCTTCGGGGCCGAGCGGTCCTGCTTGATCGACCCGCAGAAGGCGGCGACCAAGCCGGTGCCGGCGGGCTCGCCGGACGGGAAGTACTCGCGCTGCGGCAAGGGCAGTGCGGTCGACCAGCGCCCGGACACCGAGGGACGGTCGACGACGCACCTGGTGACTGCTGACAAGTGGGGCAACGTGGTCTCGTACACGCTGACCATCGAGCAGACCGGCGGCAGCGGGATCACCGTGCCGGGCCGGGGCTTCCTGCTCAACAACGAGCTCACCGACTTCTCGGCGGTGCCGGACCCGAAGGACCCGAACATCGTCGAGGCCGGCAAGCGGCCGCGGTCGTCGATGTCCCCGACGATCGTGCTGCGCGGCGACAAGCCGTACATCGCGATCGGTTCGCCGGGTGGTTCGACGATCATCACGACCGTCCTGCAGACGCTGACGAACCGGTTGGACCGCGGTATGACGCTGCCGCAGGCGATCGCGGCCCCGCGGGCGTCGCAGCGCAACACCGCGTCGGTGACGGCGGAGCAGTCGTTCATCGACAAGTACGGCGCCGCCCTGGCACCGTACGGGCACACGTTCACACCGGCCGGTGCGCCGGGGAGTTCGGCGGCCGAGATCGGTGCGGTCGCGGCGCTCGAGTTCCTGCCGGGTGGTGCGATTCTCGCGGCGGCAGAACCTACCCGGCGGGGTGGGGGAGCGGCCGGAGTAGTCAGAGAGAGGTGA
- a CDS encoding M20/M25/M40 family metallo-hydrolase → MMIERLQEYVGVETPTGDAAALNAFTDRLATRYADLGATVRREQHPTGDHLVADFPGRPDEAPLLFLAHHDTVWPIGQLDGPMPWHEADGVIHGPGVFDMKGGLVVLETALEQVAGSEHRPLRIVVVADEEVGSPSARALVTTEAEGVYAAFGFEPPHPDGGLKTSRWGSTRVRIEVAGREAHAALDPDSGVSAIDELVDQLIAVRRVVAAHEHVLCNVGTITGGGRTNVVPGAAAADVGFRFMDPETERSVLEAIAGLRPVRDAQVQTRILSNRPAWQPSPGTDELLAKVVEAGRSVGQKIGGAPASGAADTNLTGWLGIPTLDGLGPVGKGAHAVHEQVIAATLAERAALVAAIITSL, encoded by the coding sequence ATGATGATCGAGCGACTCCAGGAGTACGTCGGCGTGGAGACGCCGACCGGTGACGCGGCCGCGCTGAACGCGTTCACCGACCGGCTGGCGACGCGGTACGCCGACCTCGGCGCGACCGTCCGCCGCGAGCAGCACCCGACCGGCGACCACCTGGTGGCGGACTTCCCGGGCCGCCCGGACGAGGCTCCGCTACTGTTCCTCGCGCACCACGACACCGTCTGGCCGATCGGGCAGCTCGACGGCCCGATGCCGTGGCACGAGGCGGACGGGGTCATCCACGGCCCGGGCGTCTTCGACATGAAGGGCGGCCTGGTCGTCCTGGAGACCGCCCTCGAACAGGTCGCCGGCAGCGAGCACCGGCCGCTGCGCATCGTGGTGGTCGCGGACGAGGAGGTCGGTTCGCCGTCGGCCCGCGCACTCGTGACGACCGAGGCCGAGGGTGTGTACGCCGCCTTCGGGTTCGAGCCGCCGCATCCGGACGGCGGCCTGAAGACCTCGCGCTGGGGCAGTACGCGGGTCCGGATCGAGGTCGCCGGCCGTGAGGCGCATGCCGCACTGGATCCGGACAGCGGGGTCTCCGCGATCGACGAGCTCGTCGACCAGTTGATCGCCGTCCGACGAGTGGTCGCCGCGCACGAGCACGTGCTGTGCAACGTCGGCACGATCACCGGCGGCGGGCGGACGAACGTCGTACCGGGCGCAGCCGCCGCCGACGTCGGATTCCGGTTCATGGATCCGGAGACCGAGCGGTCGGTCCTGGAGGCGATCGCCGGACTCCGGCCGGTCCGCGACGCCCAGGTACAGACGCGCATCTTGTCGAACCGTCCGGCCTGGCAGCCGTCGCCCGGAACCGACGAACTGTTGGCGAAGGTGGTCGAGGCCGGGCGGTCGGTCGGACAGAAGATCGGCGGCGCGCCCGCGTCCGGCGCCGCCGACACGAACCTCACCGGATGGTTGGGTATCCCAACGTTGGACGGCCTGGGGCCGGTGGGCAAGGGCGCCCACGCCGTCCACGAGCAGGTGATCGCGGCGACCCTGGCCGAACGAGCAGCCCTGGTCGCCGCGATCATCACCTCTCTCTGA
- a CDS encoding GNAT family N-acetyltransferase, producing the protein MNRISEVGFRAVSLTTASRFAEASELYRGVFGYLDPAYGLNPRLLGALASNGGSVVGILDESDQLVAFAYGFCATDRRGFYHYSQSAVVAAGQQGHGLGRMLKHAQKEVALSHGMSRMRWTYDPAQIRNAHFNLDVLGARGRWYAPDMYGPGTDRVVVEWDLTREQPSTPTPVAELAVPTTDLRGSFEELLGKGLVAVSCQGRPDGTGVYCFAAADDA; encoded by the coding sequence ATGAATCGTATCTCTGAGGTGGGCTTCCGTGCGGTCTCGCTCACCACGGCGTCCCGGTTCGCCGAGGCGTCGGAGTTGTACCGCGGGGTGTTCGGCTACCTGGACCCGGCGTACGGCCTGAATCCGCGGCTGCTCGGGGCGCTCGCGAGCAACGGCGGCTCGGTGGTCGGCATCCTCGACGAGAGCGATCAGCTGGTCGCGTTCGCGTACGGCTTCTGCGCGACCGACCGGCGCGGGTTCTACCACTACTCGCAGTCCGCGGTGGTGGCCGCCGGGCAGCAGGGGCACGGCCTGGGCCGGATGCTCAAGCATGCCCAGAAAGAAGTTGCCCTCAGCCACGGAATGTCGCGGATGCGCTGGACGTACGATCCGGCCCAGATCCGCAACGCCCACTTCAACCTCGACGTGCTCGGCGCCCGCGGGCGCTGGTACGCGCCGGACATGTACGGTCCCGGCACCGACCGCGTCGTGGTCGAGTGGGACCTGACCCGCGAGCAGCCGTCGACCCCGACTCCGGTGGCCGAGTTGGCCGTGCCAACGACCGACCTCCGCGGTTCGTTCGAGGAGCTGCTGGGGAAGGGCCTCGTCGCCGTGTCCTGCCAGGGGCGCCCCGACGGTACTGGCGTCTACTGCTTCGCGGCGGCCGACGATGCGTGA
- a CDS encoding MurR/RpiR family transcriptional regulator, with protein sequence MRDNRELTSPQERYDARLQRRSSTLLQRRVVEQERASIDEALDQIRTDGSIAQAAARIVAARRRFIIGSAKSFSYASLLAFDLGAGLSQVTLVDGTVERGVDVLADVRSNDLMVAFSFRRYRRDTVEIARRFAEAGGELVAITDFEDAPLAKVADQSIYVATGSASYVDSPTVVASVLHVLATLTTASAKGARRRLVERDRLNTELGLYVN encoded by the coding sequence ATGCGTGACAACCGCGAGCTCACGAGCCCTCAGGAGCGGTACGACGCCCGCCTGCAACGGCGCTCGTCGACGCTGCTGCAGCGCCGCGTGGTCGAGCAGGAACGTGCCTCGATCGACGAGGCGCTGGACCAGATCCGCACCGACGGGTCGATCGCGCAGGCGGCCGCCCGGATCGTCGCGGCCCGCCGGCGGTTCATCATCGGCTCCGCGAAGTCGTTCTCGTACGCGTCGCTGCTCGCCTTCGACCTCGGCGCGGGCCTCTCGCAGGTGACGCTGGTCGACGGCACCGTGGAGCGTGGCGTCGACGTCCTGGCCGACGTCCGGTCGAACGACCTGATGGTCGCGTTCTCGTTCCGGCGGTACCGGCGCGACACGGTCGAGATCGCGCGCCGGTTCGCGGAGGCCGGCGGGGAGCTGGTCGCGATCACGGACTTCGAGGACGCGCCGCTGGCGAAGGTCGCCGACCAGAGCATCTACGTCGCCACCGGGAGCGCGTCGTACGTCGACTCGCCGACCGTCGTCGCCTCCGTGCTGCACGTCCTCGCCACGCTGACCACCGCCAGTGCGAAGGGCGCGCGGCGGCGGCTGGTCGAGCGGGATCGGCTGAACACGGAGCTGGGGTTGTATGTCAACTGA
- the menC gene encoding o-succinylbenzoate synthase produces the protein MSTELKVVAARLHRVRMPLVHEFRTSSHRKAFLDHILVELEDASGAIGWGEIASSSDPYYAPETVESCWHIASKYLLPAVLDRSWTRPADLAGAWSKIRGNQFAKAGVDTAAWVLWAESRQLPLATVLGGTRSEVVAGVSLGIEPTIDDLLVQVQHQVDAGYPRVKLKIAPGWDVEPVRAVRSTYPKLDLHVDANGIYTADDLAHLQQLDGFELTMIEQPFAPRDLLTHARLQTMISTPVCLDESIETLADLETALQLEALEVLNIKVSRMGGLTVARAAHDRAREAGIPVWCGGMHEFGVGRLANVALSSLAGFTLPSDVSASEKYYARDVVEPAVTAVDGVVQVPDGPGLGHQVDREFVTANTVDELTLRPGQE, from the coding sequence ATGTCAACTGAGCTGAAGGTTGTCGCGGCCCGGCTGCACCGGGTGCGGATGCCGCTGGTGCACGAGTTCCGGACGAGCTCGCATCGCAAGGCGTTCCTCGACCACATCCTGGTCGAGTTGGAGGACGCGTCGGGTGCGATCGGCTGGGGCGAGATCGCCTCGTCCTCCGACCCGTACTACGCACCGGAAACGGTCGAGTCCTGCTGGCACATCGCGTCGAAGTACCTGCTGCCCGCGGTGCTCGACCGCTCGTGGACCCGCCCCGCGGACCTGGCAGGCGCCTGGTCGAAGATCCGCGGCAACCAGTTCGCCAAAGCAGGCGTGGACACAGCCGCCTGGGTCCTCTGGGCAGAATCGCGACAGCTGCCGCTGGCAACTGTTCTAGGAGGTACGCGGAGCGAGGTTGTCGCGGGGGTGTCGCTGGGGATCGAGCCGACGATCGACGACCTGCTCGTACAGGTGCAGCACCAGGTGGACGCCGGCTACCCGCGGGTGAAGCTGAAGATCGCGCCCGGATGGGACGTCGAACCTGTCCGGGCCGTGCGTTCGACGTACCCGAAGCTCGATCTGCACGTCGATGCCAACGGCATCTACACCGCCGACGACCTCGCGCACCTGCAGCAGTTGGACGGGTTCGAGCTGACGATGATCGAGCAGCCCTTCGCGCCTCGCGACCTGCTCACCCACGCTCGCCTGCAGACCATGATCTCAACCCCGGTCTGCCTCGACGAGAGCATCGAGACGCTCGCCGACCTGGAGACCGCGCTCCAGCTGGAGGCCCTGGAGGTGCTCAACATCAAGGTGTCGCGGATGGGCGGTCTGACCGTGGCGCGGGCGGCGCACGATCGGGCGCGGGAGGCCGGGATTCCGGTCTGGTGTGGCGGCATGCACGAGTTCGGCGTCGGCCGGCTCGCGAACGTCGCGCTATCCAGCCTCGCCGGCTTCACCCTCCCATCGGACGTGTCCGCCTCGGAGAAGTACTACGCCCGGGACGTCGTCGAGCCCGCCGTGACCGCTGTCGACGGGGTCGTCCAGGTACCTGACGGGCCAGGGCTCGGGCATCAGGTCGACCGGGAGTTCGTCACCGCGAACACGGTCGACGAACTGACTCTCCGCCCAGGACAGGAGTGA